A window of Festucalex cinctus isolate MCC-2025b chromosome 6, RoL_Fcin_1.0, whole genome shotgun sequence contains these coding sequences:
- the gga3a gene encoding ADP-ribosylation factor-binding protein GGA3a — protein sequence MAADGESLESWLNKATNPSNRQEDWEYIMGFCDQINKELEGPQIAARLLVHKIHSPQEWEARQALMVLEACMKNCGQRFQNEVGKFRFLNELIKVISPKYLGDKVSDKVKLKVIEMIYSWTIYLPEETKICEAYQMLKSQGIVLADPEISLDATLVPTSPSQRPKNPVFDDEHKGRRLAELLKSKKPADLEAANRLIKNMVKEDEVRTQKMSKQKSTLEAVNNRVKLLNEMLAYFSPEDSTDGDKDLIRELYLDCDKLRLTVCQLATETDDNDTNLGDILQANDDLTIVINSCKKIVESQSINGVTKTPSAVKQGTSSTTQSESLIDLTEVDIPRFSQLEKKDLTSNTVSHVDLLCGTAVAGTSPASSDIASAPFSLMDEELLTLGSSGPVATESVLPTSISNSIHPFQNSSQDVELLDTTSVARPAASISILNPGFNTPQSPFTLQQTQIGPTWSAPFPVASLLSTTMLNSPQASADALHSPRAPSSLGRSLPDLDLLDLGGIESIPVVHFDSTQAKRGGLCSPSNLQEGMPVASNCPPASGLVNNAPLHSPSPILTHGQPSLGGIDEASLADVFVPLDAVKPSKMCPVTAYDKGGIRLLLHFASDCPPGRPDVLVIVASMLNTSPLPVKDVVLQAAVPKTMKVKLQPPSATQLAPFNPILPPAAITQVVLLANPRKEKVRMRYKLTFTLDEQPYTDVGEVNEFPTPDRWGSL from the exons ATGGCGGCTGATGGCGAGTCGCTCGAGTCCTGGCTTA ACAAAGCCACCAATCCTTCCAACAGACAAGAAGACTGGGAGTATATTATGGGATTCTGTGACCAAATCAATAAGGAGCTTGAGGG CCCGCAAATAGCCGCAAGACTCTTGGTACACAAGATCCATTCACCACAGGAATGGGAGGCACGACAAGCCTTGATG GTTCTGGAAGCTTGCATGAAGAACTGCGGCCAGAGGTTTCAGAACGAAGTGGGGAAATTCCGTTTTTTAAACGAGCTCATTAAAGTGATCTCACCTAAA taTTTAGGAGACAAAGTGTCTGACAAGGTGAAGTTGAAAGTGATTGAGATGATTTACAGTTGGACCATTTATCTACCCGAGGAAACCAAAATCTGTGAGGCTTATCAGATGTTGAAGAGCCAAG GCATTGTGTTGGCTGATCCAGAGATCTCTCTAGATGCGACATTAGTCCCAACATCACCGTCTCAGCGGCCCAAGAATCCTGTGTTTGATGATGAGCACAAAGGCAGA AGGTTGGCAGAGCTGCTCAAGAGCAAAAAGCCAGCGGATCTGGAGGCAGCAAATCGGCTCATCAAGAACATGGTGAAGGAG GACGAAGTGAGAACGCAGAAAATGTCAAAGCAGAAGAGCACACTGGAGGCGGTCAATAACAGGGTCAAACTCCTTAATGAGATGCTGGCTTACTTCAGCCCTGAAGACTCCACTGATGGTGACAAGGATCTCATTAGG GAGCTGTACCTCGACTGTGACAAGCTGAGACTAACAGTGTGTCAGCTTGCTACAGAAACGGACGATAACGACACCAACTTGG GAGACATCCTGCAGGCCAACGATGACCTCACCATTGTCATTAATTCTTGTAAGAAAATTGTGGAAAGCCAATCCATAAATGGAGTGACAAAAACACCATCAGCAGTCAAACAAG GCACCAGCTCCACAACTCAGTCAGAGAGTTTGATTGATTTGACAGAAGTGGACATCCCAAGATTCTCACAACtagaaaagaaagatttgaCATCTAACACGGTTTCTCATGTTGATCTTCTGTGTGGAACTGCTGTTGCTGGAACATCCCCTGCGAGCTCTGACATAGCGTCTGCACCGTTTTCTCTGATGGATGAGGAGCTGCTGACTTTAG GATCTTCTGGACCTGTTGCAACTGAATCAGTGCTACCTACAAGCATAAGCAATTCCATACATCCCTTCCAG AATTCTAGTCAAGATGTGGAACTTTTGGACACAACTTCAGTAGCAAGACCTGCAGCCTCCATCTCAATCCTCAACCCGGGGTTCAACACTCCACAGTCACCTTTCACACTCCAGCAGACACAAATTGGCCCCACATGGAGCGCGCCGTTCCCCGTGGCTTCGCTTCTGTCAACCACCATGCTAAATTCGCCACAAGCCTCTGCTGATGCACTGCATTCCCCAAGGGCACCTTCTTCCCTGGGTCGCAGTCTACCAGACCTAGACCTGCTTGATTTAGGCGGTATTGAAAG CATCCCCGTAGTGCACTTTGACAGCACACAAGCCAAGCGTGGCGGTTTGTGTTCTCCTTCCAATCTCCAAGAAGGGATGCCAGTGGCGTCTAATTGCCCCCCGGCCAGTGGTCTCGTCAACAACGCTCCATTACACTCTCCGTCCCCCATCCTCACACACGGCCAGCCCTCTCTAGGTGGTATAGATGAGGCGTCTCTCGCTGATGTCTTTGTACCTTTGGATGCTGTCAAACCAA GTAAGATGTGTCCAGTCACAGCATACGACAAAGGTGGCATTCGCCTGCTGCTGCATTTCGCCAGCGACTGTCCGCCCGGCAGGCCTGATGTGTTGGTGATTGTGGCCTCCATGCTGAATACATCCCCACTTCCCGTTAAGGACGTTGTACTGCAGGCAGCTGTTCCTAAG ACTATGAAAGTGAAATTGCAGCCACCCTCTGCGACGCAGCTAGCTCCCTTCAACCCCATCCTGCCCCCTGCTGCCATCACTCAGGTCGTGCTGCTTGCCAATCCTCGCAAG GAAAAGGTACGGATGAGGTACAAGTTGACATTCACGCTGGATGAGCAACCCTACACGGATGTTGGGGAAGTGAACGAGTTTCCAACTCCTGACAGATGGGGAAGCCTGTGA
- the sumo2a gene encoding small ubiquitin like modifier 2a isoform X1 gives MADEKPKEGVKTENEHINLKVAGQDGSVVQFKIKRHTQLQKLMIAYCERQGLSMRQIRFRFDGQPINEKDTPSQLEMEDEDTIDVFQQQTGGCSP, from the exons ATGGCGGACGAGAAGCCTAAG GAGGGAGTGAAAACGGAGAACGAGCACATCAACCTGAAGGTGGCTGGCCAGGACGGTTCGGTAGTACAGTTCAAGATCAAGAGGCATACTCAACTTCAAAAACTCATGATCGCTTATTGCGAACGCCAG GGATTATCAATGAGGCAGATACGATTTCGGTTTGATGGCCAGCCAATCAATGAAAAGGACACACCCTCGCAG ctgGAAATGGAGGACGAAGATACGATCGACGTGTTCCAGCAGCAAACCGGTGGATGTTCTCCTTAG
- the sumo2a gene encoding small ubiquitin like modifier 2a isoform X2: MADEKPKEGVKTENEHINLKVAGQDGSVVQFKIKRHTQLQKLMIAYCERQGLSMRQIRFRFDGQPINEKDTPSQGSPQQW, encoded by the exons ATGGCGGACGAGAAGCCTAAG GAGGGAGTGAAAACGGAGAACGAGCACATCAACCTGAAGGTGGCTGGCCAGGACGGTTCGGTAGTACAGTTCAAGATCAAGAGGCATACTCAACTTCAAAAACTCATGATCGCTTATTGCGAACGCCAG GGATTATCAATGAGGCAGATACGATTTCGGTTTGATGGCCAGCCAATCAATGAAAAGGACACACCCTCGCAG GGGTCGCCACAGCAGTGGTAA